The Hydra vulgaris chromosome 11, alternate assembly HydraT2T_AEP genome contains a region encoding:
- the LOC136087155 gene encoding uncharacterized protein LOC136087155 — MAFKSLCNTCHKNITDNQRAIQCDLCNSWVHAKCTHINAYSYNLLSNDSSDFYCHSCLSKSMAFSSISNLELKSTLLCKNIPTSSLNSFETPSNHKKIFKDLNKFPSSVNCKYYDVIDLNKTMLPNSELYIHLNIASLPFHIDELCSLISSLNNFPLAIGITESNLYINDTNITDIYINGFNIEHCPTEAKKGGALLYLRSNLNYVVRNDLMIYSSKYLESIFVEIEKPCESNIIIGCIYRHPSMNQHEFTSSHLTPLLEKLSNEKKKIFLMGDFNMDLLSHNESNPVSRYLDSLTSYSLSPSIILPSRITATSKTLIDNIFTNFHSTDQYSGNLTISISDHMAQFICIPGIPKHPKKVKTYRRCFKKFNKSLFIEEISNINWELSIKKDDDVNKSMVFILKTFDEILDRHAPCKILTNQQIKLKSKPWITYGILKSISVKNKLYKKFIKSKNIYKKNELFTKFKFYRNKISNLLKFSKKTYYITYFNNNLNSVKNTWKGIKEIINIRPSTHNTSFKLKLNENLITDHTAVSNIFNNFISTIHSKLLSKVIPPKRVFSGFLNIPNAKSSFINPVTGNEISGFITNTLETEKSFGPNSVPTLLFKLVLHIFSKPLCTVINNSFKSRIFPDIFKVAKVIPLFKKGSLIDFTNYRPISLLSNIVKLFEKAIHIRLYAFLEKFKCFYHHQYGFRANHSTSHALIEMT; from the coding sequence aTGGCATTCAAATCTCTCTGCAATActtgtcataaaaatataactgaTAATCAAAGAGCCATCCAATGTGATCTGTGTAACTCATGGGTCCATGCAAAGTGTACTCATATTAATGCGTACTCTTATAATCTTCTTTCAAATGACTCGTCAGATTTTTATTGTCATAGTTGTTTATCTAAGAGTATGGCGTTCAGCTCGATTTCCAACTTGGAGCTTAAATCAACATTATTATGTAAGAATATACCTACTAGTTCATTAAACTCTTTTGAGACTCCAAGTAATcataaaaagatctttaaagaTCTAAATAAATTTCCCAGTTCTGTTAATTGCAAATACTATGACGTTATTGATCTCAATAAAACTATGCTCCCCAATTCGGAACTATATATTCATCTTAACATCGCTTCTCTACCATTCCACATTGACGAACTCTGTAGTCTTATCAGCTCTCTTAATAATTTTCCCTTAGCAATAGGTATTACAgaatctaatttatatataaacgatACAAATATAACTGATATATACATAAACGGGTTTAATATTGAGCATTGTCCTACTGAGGCTAAAAAAGGCGGAGCACTTTTATACTTACGCTCAAATTTAAACTACGTAGTTCGCAATGATCTTATGATTTACTCATCTAAATATTTAGAGtctatttttgttgaaatcGAAAAACCTTGTGAATCAAACATAATAATTGGCTGCATTTATCGTCATCCCTCAATGAATCAACATGAGTTTACTTCTTCCCACTTAACTCCTTTACTTGAAAAACTAagtaacgaaaaaaaaaagatctttttaatgGGTGATTTTAATATGGATCTATTAAGTCACAATGAATCTAACCCTGTTTCTAGATATCTTGATTCTTTAACTTCTTACTCACTAAGCCCTTCTATAATTTTACCATCACGCATAACGGCTACATCTAAAACGCTGATTGACAACATATTCACAAACTTTCATTCAACTGATCAATACTCAGGTAACCTTACGATTTCAATTTCAGACCACATGGCACAATTTATTTGCATTCCTGGCATACCCAAACAccccaaaaaagtaaaaacttacagacgatgcttcaaaaaatttaataaaagtttatttattgaagaaatttcTAATATCAATTGGGAACTCTCTATTAAAAAAGATGATGATGTTAATAAGtctatggtttttattttaaaaacatttgatgaaATCTTAGACCGACATGCTCCTTGCAAAATACTAACCAACcaacaaattaaactaaaatcaaaacctTGGATAACGTATGGAATACTTAAATCTATCtcagttaaaaacaaactttataaaaagtttataaaatcaaaaaatatttataagaaaaatgaattatttacaaaatttaaattttatagaaacaaaatttccaatttattaaaatttagcaaaaaaacataCTATATTacgtattttaataataatctgaaTAGTGTTAAAAACACCTGGAAGggaataaaagaaatcattaatattAGACCTTCTACACACAATACatcttttaaacttaaattgaaCGAAAATCTCATCACTGATCACACTGCCGtatctaatatatttaacaattttattagcaCTATACATAGCAAACTACTTAGCAAAGTCATACCCCCAAAACGCGTATTTAGTGGCTTTCTTAACATTCCAAATGCTAAATCATCTTTTATTAATCCTGTAACTGGAAATGAAATATCTGGTTTTATTACAAACACGCTCGAGactgaaaaaagttttggtCCTAATAGCGTACCTACACTCCTCTTTAAACTAGTCCTACACATTTTTTCAAAGCCTCTCTGTACTGTtataaataactcatttaaaagtCGTATTTTcccagatatttttaaagttgccaAAGTTATTCCACTATTTAAAAAAGGCTCTTTAATAGATTTCACAAATTATCGACCCATCTCCTTGCTTTCTAATATAGTTAAACTATTTGAGAAGGCAATACATATTAGGCTCTATgcttttcttgaaaaatttaaatgtttttaccaccatcagtatggatttcgtgCCAATCACTCCACATCTCATGCTCTCATTGAAATGACTTAA